The genome window cagaggccgttcctgtctccaggtcattccacgtgtccagccaatgctggctcaccccatgaGCCCCGAAACCTGTtacactgctgtggtctcagctgcaggaagTGGGGACGACCCTTacacccctggaagccttcctgactgcccctacgccccactcaccccaagcctcctgccccagtgccaccctctccgcaggcagtggctgctttccccatgggctgaggtcagggcagatcctgcctgctctgagagttccgtgcaggacccgtggctccgagccacagcaggggcacagcgttgagtgacccaggctcccctctggcccctgtccatgctgaccatttccaggccctccacgggacaggccaggtacaaaacgatctcacaggtgtcctctctggcaatgttccctgaaatattgacGGAGTGTGACGCCCCAGACATCCAGTCccattttcaatgcatctttggcccaaactcaccatccctgggttgggatgccgcctcccagacctcctccttcaccctcccatcccccacccggcttctccccaggcgCCTCCTCCACATGGGGGTCACCCAAGGAACCTCTCTGagacccatgcctggcctgtccctctttaccatctcaagatggctcccagggtcaaggacaaagtccaagatgcagcaAGTCCATTCCCccactgccccgccccacacacggagcaggggcgtgagaaggccccgagtcaccgccactgctCATCCAACGCCCCCggcccagccgaacactggactctgtgcCGGGTGCGTGGCTGAGCCTAACGTCCTTGCTCCCAGTCTGAGGGACCTGGGAGTaaacactgaccacacagggtggcccaggctgtggcagagggaagcccaggagcctgtggggggcccaggaggccccagactcagccgggggtggaaggcaaaggcttcctgaaggggtgggggcaacccaactaaacaggaaggagccagccaatgcATATGTCTCTGCATGTGCCTGTGCATGTGCTTGTGcatttgtgtgcctgtgtgcatgcctgtgtgtgcgtgtgcctgtgcccgtgtgcatttgcgtgtgcatttccatgtgcctgtagtgtgtgcaacagctagtgagtggcaggctgagccaggacacaCCTAATCTTCCCTATTCCAGGGCTCACTCTCACGTGTACACTAAAGGCgaccccattttagaggcaatcggcaaagatgcccatttacccctgcctctctgccagccttccaggccccatgcagcccggcgttttctcctactcctctgggccctgggtccagagcctcctatacaaggaggagggtgtagccttggaaagacagccgcCCTTAGGGAATTCCAagggggcctccctgtgggaagctggcctgcactgacagcatagtcacgacgaggcccagagggctgtgcatgggaaggaggtgaaggaggcctctgcccctcaaccccaaccgtggactttggcctctcaggtactacttggccctttccttcctcctgggcaggcggagtgggcggcagccttgaccaagagagataaaggcctcttctgggaggcccgTCTCCCTGGGTCCCAGGCGAGCCCCTGAGCGGTGAGCAGCGTCCCTCTGGGTCTGacacttggcacctccctgtctggctgggacttgggaggccacagggaccacttctgaccaccaggtgtcgccagcactgggcgggggcctcccgggcagccccaggcctgcgggTGGGGGATACGGGGCGAGGTCGTAGGGCTGCCCCAGAtcctcatgttgttctaaggaccccaagatctcggcccctggactggagtgccctggcccctcagcccataAGGAGCACTGATGCGGTGCCGGTGCGATGCTGAGGAGGGGCggtgcctgctgggcagaggggtggagacacGCCAGGTCTGAACCTGACAGTCCcagctctccacccctgcagggctgggggcagagggagcacagcacctccGCTCCAGACAGACCCGACCCagcaaggcctcagcctggctggctggggccccgccccactgcacctgccctgagctggggtttccctgtctgtgaacccgatggtaagacactggtcccaccccacccttcctgggtgatgtgaagattcaaggtgtctcgggactccaggaaggagttgctcagtacaggctggcaccctgggcaggcttcctagaggaggcgccacgatttgggttggatcttgcaacGTGGATTCAATGTCAAGATGATGTGGTCCTCCGAAATGTCCTTCTCCtgaccctgttttctttgttaaatgcaacttgacacttgactgtcaagactcagttttggtgtcacctcctccaggagggtcCCCCTGACTACAATCCGCCTTCTTTACCCAGGGGCCACCATTGcccactcatgtgtcagcctccctggctgagactgagttcttgagggtggggACTGGCCAGCTTGGGAGCTGGGTTGTATCTGCTAACATTGCCGGTTCCTCCAGCCGCAtgcagagctccagggaggccactgggccattcctaaggtaggctggaacccaggaatctggggtctgggtggagatcccactccaagggggccgggaacaccccgagccctgcccctccccacccaccttcaggtcatagaagatgatgtcaccgagcaccaggtacaccttcacgtagtagagggtctcctcgtcgaactccagtggcgagttgcagagctacagggccttgaggtagaagtgctcTGCCAGCTTGCCCTGGCCCAGCTGATGGTGCAGGGCGGCCAGCGGTGGTAGGCCACGTGCTCGTTCAGCCGGTCCCCTGGGGtgcaggccaaaggggcaggtgtgaggaagtggctccctggggcagggagggcacaggcccctcaggagcaggtATGCAGACCCCGGGCAGCACCTGGCTTGCCTCCAGGCACCTGCggtcacctgggcagctctggccagtcccttccaggttcccagactcactttcccatctgcaaagcagaactaataaggcctgcccctgtctactgtgaggctttggcaaagtcggacttggatggcccagctctgtgcctacacatagccacctgcctttgctcactggttttaaccaggggagcccaaaagccatgcagtccaggtgctcccgggcaccccggctccaggcaacccacagacgtgACATCCGACTCCTCCTGCGTGTGTCACAATCAGAGCCCCCTACTttggggagtcagctgcacacctactgtgtactgggccacGGGGCACAAGGTGCTGGGGCATGCggcctgcctagggttccctgtctctggagggggacagacgaccctggcacagcaccaggggatgccCGGCCTTAAGGTGCCGACTGCTGGAAGGAgaactgggattttatcagccagagagccGTGTGGTTGATGAGGTTGGGTAgggcacaagagaaagggaatgtgccactcagcctggcacatacagggaccaacgagatgcctggcatgtctggaaggcagagggcacactgggcggcccttgtggtcagcagcgggaacaggcagaggaaacagagctcagtcaggcagggagctctgcactgCGTGAGACACCTCGGGCCGTGCCCCACAGCTAGACGGGGAAGCCAGTtgggcagatctgcctgcctggacaggagaccaggaaaatccagcagctgtttcagctcctgccctgcagacctggaggctgggctctggcaaagtgtgggtcctggcagggtgggggctcaggggacttacccagagtgatgctgggtgctagggccatgtaggcaaactccaagccgtcctggggcttctccagtgtggccaggagtgccaccagcttgttgcacagctgtagctgcagctccGCCTTGCAGTTGCCCGTAGTCACTGCCAGGGCCAGGACCcggtcctaccacacaggcaggtggcTCAGGTTTCCCAcagcacccaccttgcccagtgccctcctcagagctcaaacatgtgcttggagcttcccacgccccagctacccctgcacctccacacagctctgtgctctgggataacacacagttcagacacccaagttgggggctgaagagtcacctgaggcccatccagctacacccAGAAGCCTCAGACCAGCCTTTCCCACCTGGGCACCAGGGGGTCTGGctggggggagccagcactcctctctgctctaaaaacaccgcatttatctgtgcccagggctgagccacaccgtgagctcagaggaagggagaagctgTCCCACTTCGGGGTGCaagcagacctgggcctcccactgacatgctgtgtgtcctttgacatgtccctgtgcctctctgagcctcagcttcctcatctggaagatggggacagAACTTCCAGCTCATGGTTGCTTGAGATCATCAGGTACAAGGGTAGAGCCATTGTCACATCCAGGCCCCAAAAGTTTGTCCCGGGCAGGGGCATGGTCAATATCATTCCCGGTGAGACCACTTGGAAACTGAGCAGgtgcatgggtggccctgcctccaggtgggaggcctctgccctgccacacctgtgcctcagccctccaggtgctcccctgaggcccacccacatcagcccacagaccagctcacccggtagaaggacacggctttctcccgctcccaggccccattgaagaagatgtctccagctgcctcaaacagctccagcctcaggCTGGGGTCTCCTGTGTACAGGAccacattctgtgccacctgaaaggagacagaagttccctcaagacccacacctggCGAGGTGGCCACGCCCACCTttgccagcctccttcctctcacacactacaGGTACACCTGAGCATTTTTCAGGCTCTGTGCATTAGCGATGCCCCCACCACTGGCGtgaggacaatgaactgatgcacctgagtgccaggaggtgactgagcagctgcagcccaggagcccgacACCCGTGAATCCTACCACCAGGGCTAGGCCTAGCCCACTCCGCCTGTACTCAaaccagtctccgtggcccccagatAGCTGGGAGCCCatcccctggctcctttctgggttgccacatccctgccacatcaacagtgtttgtgggtgggccgggtcccctcttggccatgagctcttgatccctctcctcagctcaaggaggtatacagcaggtgctcaatcaCGAAAGCTTCACCAGGCTGGTGAgcttcacaatttgttccagatcacactgtgtttgTGAAAGCCGctgaaaacagccactatgatagattcattttgtcaggagatgtgccacgtgtcgcttggagcaagttcttctgtgtgttaactgagtggtcacattatttgagcatgtgctgtacaccagcaggtgctgggcactgtgaggggccgcgcctctgccctcagggagaagatgctggccactgggggaggatgtgcaggaaccagttggagggagggaaaaggcacacaacaggtgctcagcagtggcttaggaatgagtggatggatggatgaatggatgaggagatgtagacacatggatggatggatgggtgtgtggatagattaatgctgggatggatggatggatggatggatggatggatggatggatggatgaatggatggacggacggatgggtggatggacggacggatgggtggatggatgaatggatggatgggtgggtgggtggaatgATGTATGTATGTCTGCATGTatgtatgggtgggtagataatgtatggatgggtggagggtagatgatgtatgtGCATATTGATGGCTAGATGGTGGATAGACGAATGTATGGATAAACCaatggacagatagatgaatggagggatggattaataggtagagtagtgggtggatggatgaatgatggatggatggacgaacagtgaatggatggatgggagaaaggatggatgatggaaggatggatggatgatggatggatggatgaatgaatgggtggatggatgatggatggatggaaggatgaacaggtggatggatggatgatggaagcatggatggataatggaagcatggttggatgatggatggatggatgaatggataaatggatatgtggatggatgatggatggatggaaggataaacaggtgaatggatggatgatggaaggatgaatggacggatggatggatgaacaggtgaatggatggatagacgggtgaatggatggataaaaggatggaagaatgatggatggatgaatggacagatggatgaatggacagatagacggatgatggatggatggatgatggatggatggatggatggatggatggatggatggatggatgatggatggatggaaggatgaacagatgaatggatggatgatggaaggatggatggatgaatggataaatggatagatggatgaatgatggatggatggaaggatgaacaggaggtgagtgtgatggatggatgaatgatggatggatgaatggtggatggatggaaggatgaacagttggacggatggaaggatgaacaggtggatggatgaaaggattaACAGGtcgatggatggaaggatggaaggatgaacaggtgaatggatggttgatggaaggatgaatggacggatggctGGATCAACAGGTGactggatggatagacgggtgaatggatggatgatgaatggatggatgatataagaatggatgataaaaggatggatgatataagaatggatggatgaatggacagatggatggatgatggctggatggatgatggatggatgaatggataaatggatggatggatggatgatggatggatggaagaatgaacaggtgaatggatggatgatggaaggatggatgatggaaagatggatggatgatggaaggatggatggatgaatggacgaacaggtggatggatggtggctgaatgaatggatgataaaagaatggatgaatgatggatggatggatggatggatggatggatggatggatggatggatgatggatggatgaatggaaggatgaacaggtgaatggaaggatgaacaggtgaatggatggatgaacaggtgaatggatggatgctaGAAGGaaggacggatggatggatggaaggatgagcaggcgaGTGGATGAATGacggaaggatggatggatgatagatggatggatggatgatggatgaatggatggatggaagaatgaacaggtgaatggatgatggaaggatggaagaatggatggagggatggatggataggtgaatggACGGATCATGGATATatggaagatggttggatggatactggaaagatggatggaaggatggatagaaggatggtcgaacaggtgaatggatggacgaagaggtgaacagaagaatgatggatggatggatggatagaaggatgaacagttggatggatgatggaaagatagatggaaggatggatggatggacgaacaggtgaatggatggacgaataggtgaatgggtggatggacaagtgaatggatggatgataaaaggatggatggatgatagacggatggagggatggatgatggatggatggatggatggatgcttggaaagatgaacaggtgaatggatggatgatggaaggatggaaggatggatggatggatggatggaaggacccacaggtgtatgggaagacgacggaagaatggatggatggatggatggatgatggatgtatagatggaaggatgagcaggtaaatagatgatggaaggatgaatggatgggtggatggagagTCAACAACacaggggtcctcctgcatcccttgccactcacctggatgtacaggtccaccagctcgctctgccgcaggatgtaatagatcttccctgcttgcagccaggcatgcgcctccttctcttccttctgaagGTCAATGAAAATCCCCAGACTTCCTTGGTGTAGTCCAGAGTGgatttgtaggccctggaatcagacacaggtgtcagaacaagggttctcatcctcctggaaccagtctgcctcctcccttgggtctggtgacagatgaatctAGAATGTGCGTACTGGGAACGGCcctcttgtgtgtgcagtgttctgctcttcccaggctgctgggagggccagggtgaacacccatggcatggaaaagatgaaggacatccttcagagggaatcgagcatcatgctgccctgtggcaggaggagtgtgctagtccatctcccctgcctcccagacatgacctgtgtcttctccagacgcaccaggagccgttagtgttcagaggctatctgggccgatggttctcaaggtgtgcaggCATCACAGTCACCCGGAGGCCAGTCCTtatagcttgctggccctgcccacagagcttccggctccacaggcctggggcaggccctagaactcccacttgccacaagctcctaggtgacatggatgctgttctactggtccagggactacactttgagaagcatggctctagcacactggcccattttccttctgtgaacctgagaCCAAGACTGGAGGCAGTCTCCCGggtccccatggaatctggctccttccctgccctctcAGTAAGTCCGACACTCGAGggggtgtgactgcagcaatgtcactgggccctgtgggtggggtggccagggccatggttaccccaccaggtcaggaTGCTTGGGGGAAGCCGAGTAGGCCACAAATGGGAcgtgagaccttgaaaccctgtcccagggaagcaggtgacacaactggctctgtcttctgtgagagagaagccacaggtggctgctgtggtcacatttaaggggacagatgaaggccaggagtgaagattcggggcaggcagaggtcagaggaCAAAAGCCATcatagtaggaagaacagcccagagtgcacgtactgcctctgctggggttgagatgacctttgacccaacaagggaggctcaagctgggactcacgggccagcagcagccctgggatgaccccaggcccaccagctcaaaacatctgatgccaaggaaccaaatgatcaaaaggaGAGGGGTTGCTGGTGTCCTGGGCCAGCTTCCCTTtgcccccctccctgccctgcccacccccacctccaccactgcaaagccagcccttACCGCTTGGTGCCCAGGGACAGGTAGAGTTGACTGAtggtctccaggagctgcccctccAGCACCTTGCCGGCCACCTTGCgggccagggagagctggagctcaTGGTAGATGACACACTGGGCCTCGGTGGGCATGACGGTGCTGTAGAAGTAGCACAGCCAGTGGACGGCCCGCAactggcctgggcagaagacaaaatggaagacgtTAATCTCCCAGCATCGAAGCGAGGCTGGCTGGGCTCGGAGGCCCCTGCGCCGTGCTTGCCTCTTTCACACCTCTGTGAGTCTGGGCCCCATAGGCGGGGAGACTGAGCGCAGACAGGCCATGCACCCGTGCCAGGGCAGACGCCGAGCACACAGTCACATGGGCACACcttggtgcagaggctcatggTAGAGGCCAgccttctttacaactcccagggccgaggtcctggccaggctcggcccctgcaccaggccatctatttctgcttcacaaagcccctcaggccaggaccagggccgccttcagcctgagctgatgaggccagggGTACAAGTAGACCCTGTCACCGATGGaaccctgagagagcaaagccaagcgtCATGTCTGCCACACACGGCATCATGTTGGCGGAATGGGGTTCAAAGCCGGCCCCTGGCGTTCCCACACATGCTTCTCTCATGCAACCAGGCTCCCAAGCCACATGctcactggcctctcccaaagtCAGGGCGCTGGGAACGGTggaaagcttctgattttctagtgcCAGAAACATTCCGGAGATTAACACAGGAAACCAGGTACGCTGAATGGACATCTGTTACACACgccacccaacaacagctgaatacacagtcctctGAAGCACCCAGGGGACAttccccatgacagaccatgtgccaggccacaaaatgagccgcagtgaatggagaaggactgagaccgaagcagaggtgttcttcagctgtactggcacgaaactggaaatcaacagtgaaggaaatgtgagaaattcaaacatatgtggaaattacacactcctaaacaaccagtgagtcaaagagaccatcagggaaactgaaaactaatttgagaagaatgcaaacaaatgcacagcccgggacagcgcagtggttcacgcctgtcatcccagctctgtgggaggccgaggtgggaggatcgcttgagtccaggagtttgagatcagcctgggaaacatggtgaaatcccgtctctataaaaaaataaaatataaaaattagccgggtgcggtggtgcacgtctgtaatcctagcta of Macaca fascicularis isolate 582-1 chromosome 8, T2T-MFA8v1.1 contains these proteins:
- the LOC135964502 gene encoding SH3 domain and tetratricopeptide repeat-containing protein 1-like isoform X3 codes for the protein MPTEAQCVIYHELQLSLARKVAGKVLEGQLLETISQLYLSLGTKRAYKSTLDYTKEVWGFSLTFRRKRRRRMPGCKQGRSITSCGRASWWTCTSRWHRMWSCTQETPA
- the LOC135964502 gene encoding uncharacterized protein isoform X1 → MMLSSVLLLCDPRAHRVQDCQSWEPPSQLPGFPEPPSSSPGDGRDVIRGQLRAVHWLCYFYSTVMPTEAQCVIYHELQLSLARKVAGKVLEGQLLETISQLYLSLGTKRAYKSTLDYTKEVWGFSLTFRRKRRRRMPGCKQGRSITSCGRASWWTCTSRWHRMWSCTQETPA
- the LOC135964502 gene encoding SH3 domain and tetratricopeptide repeat-containing protein 1-like isoform X2, which codes for MSIQRTWFPVLISGMFLALENQKLSTVPSALTLGEASQLRAVHWLCYFYSTVMPTEAQCVIYHELQLSLARKVAGKVLEGQLLETISQLYLSLGTKRAYKSTLDYTKEVWGFSLTFRRKRRRRMPGCKQGRSITSCGRASWWTCTSRWHRMWSCTQETPA